The following are encoded together in the Weissella soli genome:
- the pknB gene encoding Stk1 family PASTA domain-containing Ser/Thr kinase, which produces MRINEIIGDRYKIIEPLGEGGMANVYRAHDLILGRDVTIKMLRLDLRDNPTVRHRFENEIAATAELNHANIIQVYDYGEDEAMQYLVTEYIEGTDLKRYIAMRKPIPVTRVVDIYDGILAGVEEAHAHDIIHRDLKPQNVLIDVQGNPKITDFGIATGQSEAGMTATNTAIGSVHYMSPEQVKGEGATNRSDIYALGVMLYEMLTGVVPFDADDAVAIAVKHARAPIPYVRDFDPRIPQALENVILRAMQKNPMDRYANVTEMRRDLSTVLAPERINETRFGVEKIKTIVDNSATRVLPITDQNDSVAPEVAKQRQTYLVAVTGKETNGRKAAGLREDYINVLMPDTKERQRFILKQDLWSTVKKAKEAKITVEDGVVVAFEMVKPAKSKWRFLVYAIGLLVTLAVVLAAMNYIIPDKVTIAELNGKSLAQVKTTLKENDLKVGNVKYVYSKKVDKGKVITTNPKKGAQVNEGTAVNIEVSKGAKHVRFGEYENEKYSLVAATLRAKGYTVQQEKVNSDLVPVGYIVSQDIDAEKKVVPSDTTVTFKVSKGEKQITVPDFSDMTKAEAQAKADALDLTVYFNEITSDSVDYGKVINQSVVPGQKISQSETVNINISDSVATKNFVGSTYKSVLAWAKKYGITVQQTSDLDSLQPKGTVTDQSPTAGERVSKGGTITVSVSTGTKTSSSSSSSSSSSAESSTSSN; this is translated from the coding sequence ATGCGTATTAACGAAATTATTGGAGATCGCTATAAGATCATAGAACCCCTTGGTGAAGGTGGCATGGCGAATGTCTACCGCGCGCATGATTTGATTTTAGGTCGAGATGTGACGATCAAAATGTTACGGCTCGATTTGCGTGATAATCCCACGGTGCGACACCGATTTGAAAATGAAATTGCAGCAACGGCTGAATTAAATCATGCCAATATCATTCAAGTCTATGATTATGGTGAAGACGAAGCGATGCAATACTTAGTTACTGAGTATATTGAAGGTACCGATCTTAAGCGCTACATCGCGATGCGTAAACCAATTCCAGTCACCCGTGTCGTGGATATTTATGATGGTATTTTAGCGGGCGTGGAAGAAGCCCACGCGCATGATATTATCCATCGCGATTTGAAACCACAAAATGTGTTGATCGACGTCCAGGGGAATCCCAAAATTACTGATTTCGGGATTGCGACTGGCCAAAGTGAAGCAGGTATGACGGCCACCAACACCGCGATTGGCTCAGTGCACTACATGTCACCTGAACAAGTTAAGGGTGAGGGGGCGACCAATCGCAGCGATATCTATGCCTTAGGGGTCATGTTATATGAAATGTTGACCGGGGTGGTGCCATTTGATGCTGATGATGCGGTCGCCATTGCGGTGAAGCATGCACGCGCACCGATTCCTTATGTACGCGACTTTGACCCACGGATCCCACAGGCATTGGAAAACGTGATTTTACGGGCAATGCAGAAGAATCCGATGGATCGTTATGCAAATGTGACCGAAATGCGGCGTGATTTGAGTACTGTTTTGGCACCAGAGCGAATTAATGAAACACGGTTTGGCGTCGAAAAAATCAAAACCATTGTCGATAATAGTGCCACCCGTGTCTTGCCAATTACTGACCAAAATGACAGTGTCGCTCCTGAAGTAGCAAAACAACGCCAAACGTATTTGGTGGCCGTGACTGGGAAAGAGACTAACGGGCGTAAGGCAGCTGGCTTGCGTGAGGATTATATCAATGTTTTGATGCCCGATACTAAAGAGCGTCAGCGGTTTATCTTAAAACAGGATTTATGGTCGACCGTCAAGAAGGCTAAAGAAGCCAAAATCACAGTTGAAGATGGTGTGGTTGTGGCCTTTGAAATGGTGAAACCAGCCAAGTCTAAGTGGCGCTTCTTGGTATATGCCATTGGCTTATTGGTGACGCTAGCGGTTGTCTTGGCCGCGATGAATTATATTATTCCAGATAAAGTGACCATTGCCGAGTTGAATGGTAAAAGCTTGGCACAAGTTAAAACTACTTTGAAGGAAAATGATTTAAAAGTTGGTAACGTCAAATATGTCTACTCAAAGAAGGTAGATAAAGGCAAGGTTATTACAACTAATCCAAAGAAGGGTGCGCAAGTCAATGAAGGCACTGCGGTCAACATCGAAGTGTCTAAGGGGGCTAAGCATGTCCGTTTTGGTGAATATGAGAACGAAAAGTACTCACTAGTGGCGGCCACCCTGCGTGCAAAGGGTTACACTGTTCAACAAGAGAAGGTTAATAGTGATTTGGTGCCGGTTGGCTACATCGTTTCACAAGATATTGATGCTGAGAAAAAGGTTGTACCAAGTGATACAACGGTAACTTTCAAGGTCTCAAAGGGTGAAAAGCAAATTACGGTACCTGACTTTAGTGATATGACTAAGGCCGAGGCACAGGCCAAGGCCGATGCACTTGATTTGACGGTTTACTTTAATGAGATCACTTCGGATTCAGTAGACTACGGTAAGGTCATTAACCAAAGTGTGGTGCCTGGTCAAAAGATTAGTCAAAGTGAAACGGTCAATATCAATATTTCAGATTCAGTGGCAACAAAAAACTTTGTTGGTTCTACATACAAGAGCGTCTTGGCCTGGGCTAAGAAGTATGGCATTACCGTGCAACAAACTTCAGATCTTGATTCCCTGCAACCAAAGGGGACAGTTACGGATCAAAGTCCAACTGCAGGTGAGCGAGTTTCAAAGGGCGGTACCATTACGGTATCTGTCTCAACGGGCACAAAAACGTCATCTTCTTCAAGCAGTTCCAGTTCATCTTCAGCAGAATCTTCGACTAGTTCTAATTAA
- a CDS encoding Stp1/IreP family PP2C-type Ser/Thr phosphatase, giving the protein MKLAFSTDKGTRRADNQDYVDVFVNKNGLQLAIVADGVGGQNAGDVAATMAVSHIGNDWETSTLQGVAEVKEWIYAHTQRENELILTAAKRYKTLQGMATTLVIAVVLPNQVVVANLGDSRAYMLRNAQIVQLTQDHNLASELLRRGAITPTEAAEHPGRNLVTRQLGVNEEADPEIHDFKVETGDLLMLTTDGLGKVLSDAEIINTIHEADSISDAVAGLISKANAKGSPDNITVLLGYQDGKEL; this is encoded by the coding sequence ATGAAACTCGCTTTTTCCACAGATAAAGGCACCCGACGAGCCGATAATCAAGACTACGTCGATGTTTTTGTAAATAAAAACGGTCTACAACTTGCGATTGTAGCAGATGGTGTCGGTGGCCAAAATGCTGGGGATGTCGCTGCGACAATGGCGGTTTCACACATTGGAAATGACTGGGAGACCTCAACGCTGCAAGGTGTAGCTGAGGTCAAGGAATGGATTTATGCTCATACGCAACGTGAGAATGAATTGATTTTAACCGCGGCTAAGCGTTATAAAACCCTCCAAGGTATGGCGACAACACTAGTGATAGCTGTTGTTTTGCCAAACCAAGTTGTCGTCGCCAATTTGGGTGATTCACGAGCGTATATGTTACGTAATGCGCAGATTGTGCAACTGACGCAAGATCATAATCTTGCTAGTGAATTGCTCCGTCGTGGGGCGATTACGCCGACGGAAGCGGCCGAACATCCAGGCCGGAATCTAGTGACACGTCAACTAGGTGTGAATGAAGAAGCTGACCCTGAGATACATGATTTTAAGGTTGAAACGGGTGACCTATTGATGCTAACCACTGACGGGCTTGGTAAAGTGCTGTCAGATGCTGAGATTATTAATACGATTCATGAGGCTGATAGTATTTCTGATGCTGTTGCCGGCTTAATTTCAAAAGCAAATGCAAAAGGTAGTCCCGATAATATTACGGTATTGCTTGGCTATCAAGACGGAAAGGAGCTCTAA
- the rsmB gene encoding 16S rRNA (cytosine(967)-C(5))-methyltransferase RsmB, producing MSKGKSNVIAGWEQKNPRALAVRALEKIQNGAYSNLQLNQIIKQSQLEERDIHLMTTMTYGVIQHRLTLEYWLHPFVADWKKLDAWVKELLYISLFQMEYLDKVPNHAIFDEAIAIAKRRGHDGTRKFVTGVLHAIDRQGVRAIDDITDPVQRLSIAASLPVWLIEELTAELGVEKATAIAGAINEAPAQSARVNLAVTTVAAATTALEAEGFTVTPSKVVPEALLLHGGHVASSQAFQDGLVTLQDESAMLMAPSLQIEPGHHVLDAAAAPGGKTTQIATYLDATVGGRVEALDIHDHKIQLINQNAERLHVADRISARNLDARQVDEAFADEFFDRILVDAPCSGFGLLRRKPEIRYDKTMADSLSLQKIQLGILDSVADKLKVGGRLVYGTCTILSAENEDVVHQFVTTHPEFELVPTETAYELNALDEEGMLHMYPDDYDSDGFFIATLVKKATK from the coding sequence ATGAGTAAAGGTAAGAGTAACGTCATCGCAGGCTGGGAACAAAAGAATCCGCGTGCCTTAGCCGTACGCGCACTTGAAAAAATTCAAAATGGTGCCTATTCAAATCTGCAATTAAATCAAATTATTAAACAATCACAATTAGAAGAACGTGATATTCATTTGATGACAACGATGACTTATGGTGTGATTCAGCATCGGTTAACCTTAGAATACTGGTTGCACCCTTTTGTGGCTGATTGGAAAAAATTGGATGCTTGGGTCAAAGAATTACTTTACATCTCACTTTTTCAGATGGAATACTTGGATAAAGTGCCCAATCATGCCATTTTTGATGAAGCGATTGCCATTGCTAAACGGCGAGGACATGACGGCACACGTAAGTTTGTGACGGGTGTTCTTCATGCGATTGATCGTCAAGGTGTCCGGGCGATTGATGATATCACTGATCCTGTCCAACGCTTATCGATTGCAGCTTCTTTACCTGTCTGGTTAATCGAAGAGTTGACCGCCGAGTTAGGGGTCGAAAAAGCTACTGCGATTGCAGGGGCGATTAATGAAGCACCAGCTCAATCAGCTCGGGTGAATTTGGCAGTGACAACGGTCGCTGCAGCAACAACCGCATTAGAGGCGGAGGGCTTCACGGTGACGCCTTCAAAGGTTGTACCTGAGGCACTGTTATTGCATGGTGGTCATGTAGCCTCATCACAGGCTTTTCAGGATGGTTTGGTGACTCTTCAAGATGAATCTGCTATGTTGATGGCGCCTAGCCTACAAATCGAACCGGGGCATCACGTATTAGATGCGGCGGCTGCTCCTGGTGGGAAAACGACGCAAATTGCGACCTATCTTGATGCAACAGTGGGTGGGCGTGTCGAAGCACTTGATATCCATGATCACAAGATCCAGTTAATTAATCAAAATGCGGAACGTTTGCACGTAGCTGACCGAATTTCAGCACGTAATTTAGATGCACGTCAAGTTGATGAAGCTTTCGCCGACGAATTTTTTGATCGCATTCTAGTGGATGCACCATGTTCAGGGTTTGGCTTGCTGCGACGTAAGCCTGAAATTCGCTATGATAAGACCATGGCAGACAGTCTCAGTCTACAAAAAATTCAATTAGGCATCTTAGATTCAGTAGCTGACAAGTTGAAAGTTGGCGGTCGTCTAGTTTACGGGACATGCACGATTCTCAGTGCAGAAAATGAGGATGTTGTCCATCAATTTGTCACGACACATCCTGAATTTGAACTTGTACCGACTGAAACAGCCTATGAGCTGAATGCGCTTGATGAAGAGGGAATGTTGCATATGTATCCAGATGATTACGATTCTGATGGTTTTTTCATTGCAACATTGGTGAAAAAAGCAACGAAATAA
- the fmt gene encoding methionyl-tRNA formyltransferase, with protein sequence MTTKIVFMGTPGFSVGILQALIDDPAYDVMAVLTQPDRPVGRKRVLTPSPVKAAAVAANIKVLQPEKLSGSPEMAEIIALAPEIMITAAYGQFLPTKLLHAAKIGAINVHASLLPKYRGGAPIHYAVMNGDAETGVSIMYMVKEMDAGDVLSVAKLPILDTDNTGTLFDKLSILGRDLLMATLPSLIDGTNVATPQDPNEVTFSPTIKPEEEVLDWSKSARQVWNHIRGLYPMPIAHTTINGIRTKIQQAHLVEDVTFKVLPGTVVKKDKHALWIAAGDGHAVAIDEIQPAGKPKMAITAYLNGHAQFVEGDQVITHE encoded by the coding sequence ATGACTACAAAAATTGTCTTTATGGGCACCCCAGGGTTCTCAGTAGGGATTTTACAAGCGCTGATCGATGACCCAGCGTATGATGTGATGGCGGTTTTAACTCAACCAGATCGACCAGTTGGTCGAAAGCGGGTGCTGACACCGTCACCGGTTAAAGCAGCTGCCGTGGCAGCAAATATTAAAGTCTTACAACCGGAGAAGTTGTCTGGTTCGCCGGAGATGGCTGAAATTATTGCGCTGGCACCAGAGATCATGATCACTGCCGCCTACGGTCAATTTTTACCAACCAAACTCTTACATGCTGCCAAGATTGGTGCGATTAATGTGCACGCTTCGTTACTTCCAAAGTATCGGGGCGGTGCTCCTATTCATTACGCAGTGATGAATGGTGACGCTGAAACTGGAGTATCTATTATGTATATGGTTAAGGAAATGGATGCGGGTGATGTTCTATCAGTCGCTAAGCTACCTATTTTGGATACCGATAATACAGGGACGTTATTTGATAAGCTATCAATACTTGGCCGCGATTTGTTGATGGCTACTTTGCCAAGTCTCATTGATGGCACCAATGTAGCGACACCGCAAGATCCAAATGAAGTGACCTTCTCACCAACGATTAAACCAGAAGAAGAAGTGCTTGATTGGTCAAAGTCAGCACGCCAAGTTTGGAATCACATTCGGGGTCTTTATCCGATGCCAATCGCCCATACGACGATCAATGGGATCCGGACAAAAATTCAACAGGCGCACCTCGTAGAAGATGTAACTTTTAAAGTTTTACCAGGTACGGTCGTCAAGAAAGATAAACATGCACTTTGGATTGCAGCGGGGGATGGCCATGCCGTGGCGATTGATGAAATTCAACCAGCTGGAAAACCAAAGATGGCAATCACAGCCTATTTAAATGGACACGCGCAGTTTGTAGAGGGAGATCAGGTAATTACACATGAGTAA
- the priA gene encoding primosomal protein N': MNYITAIVDVPTMQTNQPYTYRVPEKFTDLISPGMRIVVPFGKGNRRIQGFVTAVLDTLPTNVDVTKVKAVDDIIELEPVLNTELLALGQWLATENFSFQISVFQTMLPNVMRAKYTKTLQLVDQTAVTDERVQQLFADRFEVPFAVDEIDEELLPVLKRYQMSKAIQVGYHVENQARVKTAPVIEVLAEASFYEALRQQLPATAKKKARILTFLMQQAQGKVLLARAVMQQLHVTSADLNTAAAAGWLRRDEIETYRLPQLSQPVARTEPLTLNAEQQLAYDKIATTLTRAGTDTFLLEGITGSGKTEVYLHAIAETISQGKTAMMLVPEITLTPQMVRRVQGRFGDTVAVMHSGLSDGERYDEWRRVERDEVNVVVGARSAVFAPLKNIGLIIIDEEHEATYKQDENPRYHARDVALWRARYHGATVVLGSATPSLESRARAQRGVYELLRLTKRAQHNPLPEAVVVDMREVMQNSGEENFSPLLVEKLKDRLDRHEQTVLMLNRRGYANFMMCRDCGYVPRCKNCDLALTVHKETGRLECHYCGYNEIIPQVCANCGSRRISPYGTGTEKIEELLQDIVPDARVIRMDVDTSRKKGATDKMLQSFGDKEADILLGTQMIAKGLDFPDVTLVGVLNADTTLGLPDYRASEKTFQLLTQVAGRAGRADKAGEVVIQTFNPDHYAIQLAREQNYEAFYQTEMQLRHAWNYAPYFYAIQLKFANETEAEAAKVAYATVKWLQNKIAPETVILGPSSGAVRRLKNKYYYRVLIKFKHDEGLEQALLELAEGAQRLAKHGTMLSIDRDPVNFI; this comes from the coding sequence ATGAATTATATAACAGCAATCGTGGACGTCCCAACGATGCAAACCAATCAGCCATATACCTATCGCGTGCCAGAAAAATTCACCGATTTAATCTCACCAGGGATGCGGATTGTGGTTCCTTTTGGAAAAGGTAATCGGCGGATTCAAGGTTTTGTCACGGCTGTGTTAGACACATTACCAACGAACGTTGATGTGACTAAAGTCAAAGCCGTGGATGATATTATTGAACTTGAACCGGTGCTTAATACTGAATTGTTGGCACTCGGGCAATGGCTGGCAACCGAAAATTTTTCCTTTCAAATTTCGGTTTTTCAAACAATGCTCCCAAATGTGATGCGGGCAAAATATACGAAAACGCTGCAACTAGTTGATCAAACAGCGGTCACGGATGAACGCGTGCAACAGTTATTTGCAGATCGCTTTGAAGTACCATTTGCCGTTGATGAGATTGATGAGGAATTATTGCCGGTCTTAAAACGCTACCAAATGAGTAAAGCCATTCAGGTTGGTTATCATGTCGAAAATCAGGCTCGTGTGAAAACTGCCCCGGTCATTGAGGTTTTAGCAGAAGCATCGTTTTATGAGGCACTGCGACAACAATTGCCAGCAACGGCAAAAAAGAAAGCGCGTATCCTCACCTTTTTGATGCAACAAGCACAGGGCAAAGTGTTATTAGCACGGGCTGTTATGCAACAGCTTCATGTGACATCGGCTGATTTAAATACGGCGGCTGCGGCCGGTTGGCTACGACGCGATGAAATTGAAACCTATCGATTACCACAGCTTAGTCAGCCCGTGGCACGAACAGAACCTTTGACGCTCAATGCTGAACAACAGTTGGCTTATGATAAAATTGCGACCACGTTGACGCGTGCGGGTACGGACACTTTCTTGCTAGAAGGCATTACCGGTTCTGGTAAAACTGAAGTTTATTTACATGCCATTGCTGAGACAATTTCACAAGGTAAAACAGCCATGATGCTCGTTCCTGAAATTACGCTCACACCGCAAATGGTGCGACGGGTACAGGGACGCTTTGGTGATACTGTGGCGGTGATGCATTCAGGTTTGTCCGATGGTGAGCGTTATGATGAGTGGCGGCGCGTGGAGCGTGATGAAGTGAACGTGGTGGTGGGTGCCCGGTCGGCGGTCTTTGCACCTTTAAAGAATATCGGGTTGATTATCATCGATGAAGAGCATGAAGCCACCTATAAACAAGATGAAAATCCGCGTTATCATGCGCGTGATGTGGCGCTGTGGCGCGCCCGTTATCATGGCGCGACCGTTGTATTAGGTTCTGCCACACCATCACTTGAAAGTCGGGCCCGGGCACAACGGGGTGTCTATGAGTTATTACGGTTAACCAAGCGCGCCCAACATAATCCTTTGCCAGAGGCAGTGGTGGTTGATATGCGTGAAGTCATGCAAAATTCTGGCGAAGAAAATTTTTCACCACTGCTCGTGGAAAAATTAAAAGATCGGTTAGACCGTCATGAACAGACCGTGTTAATGCTAAATCGCCGCGGTTATGCTAATTTTATGATGTGTCGCGACTGTGGATATGTACCGCGTTGTAAAAACTGTGATTTGGCGTTAACTGTTCACAAGGAGACGGGCCGTCTTGAATGTCATTATTGTGGTTATAATGAAATAATTCCGCAAGTTTGTGCAAATTGTGGCTCACGGCGGATCAGTCCATATGGTACCGGTACTGAAAAAATTGAAGAACTCTTGCAGGATATCGTCCCAGATGCCCGGGTGATTCGCATGGATGTGGATACATCTCGCAAAAAAGGTGCTACTGATAAAATGCTGCAAAGCTTCGGTGATAAAGAAGCCGATATTCTTTTAGGAACGCAGATGATTGCCAAGGGTCTTGATTTCCCTGACGTGACGTTGGTTGGGGTACTAAACGCCGACACAACGTTGGGCTTACCCGATTACCGCGCCAGCGAAAAGACATTTCAACTCCTGACCCAAGTAGCTGGGCGGGCTGGGCGGGCTGATAAAGCGGGAGAAGTCGTTATTCAAACCTTTAATCCTGATCATTATGCCATTCAGCTTGCTCGGGAACAAAATTATGAAGCATTTTATCAAACGGAAATGCAACTACGACACGCCTGGAATTATGCGCCATATTTTTATGCCATTCAGTTAAAATTTGCTAATGAGACGGAAGCTGAAGCGGCTAAAGTCGCATATGCAACCGTGAAATGGTTGCAAAATAAAATCGCACCTGAGACGGTGATTTTGGGACCATCGAGTGGGGCGGTACGCCGTTTGAAAAATAAGTATTATTATCGAGTATTGATTAAATTTAAACATGATGAAGGTTTAGAACAGGCTTTGTTGGAGCTCGCAGAGGGCGCGCAAAGGTTAGCTAAACATGGCACGATGTTGTCGATTGATCGTGATCCAGTTAATTTCATTTAA
- a CDS encoding acetate/propionate family kinase — MAKTMAINAGSSSLKFQLIEMPEETVIAKGQIERIGLPDSIFTLKFNGEKFETIVNIADHEVGINYMLEQMKEHNVIADLHEITGVGHRVVAGGEFFNHSVIVDDEVLNKIDRLAAYAPLHNPANATGIRAFKKLLPDALSVAVFDTAFHQTMPEVNYLYPLPYQYYTRYGARKYGAHGTSHRYVAQRAAELMGKPLEELKLITLHLGAGASITAIKDGKSLDTSMGFTPLAGVMMSTRVGDVDPSLIYYIQEKENLSNEEMLDILNKKSGMLGISTLSPDMRDLLAVEDTNKHAKLAVEMWENRVLRYIGQYIVELGGVDAIVFTAGIGENSDPQREHIIEKLNFMGIKMDAEANKVRGEETELSTPDSTAKVFLIPTDEELMIARDVESLKNN; from the coding sequence ATGGCTAAAACAATGGCAATCAACGCAGGTTCTTCATCATTGAAGTTCCAACTTATCGAAATGCCTGAAGAGACGGTAATTGCGAAGGGACAAATCGAACGCATCGGTTTGCCAGATTCAATTTTCACATTGAAGTTCAATGGCGAAAAGTTTGAAACTATCGTTAATATTGCCGATCATGAAGTAGGCATTAACTACATGTTGGAACAAATGAAGGAACACAACGTGATTGCAGACTTGCATGAAATTACAGGTGTTGGTCACCGTGTCGTCGCGGGTGGTGAGTTCTTTAACCATTCAGTTATTGTCGACGATGAAGTGCTAAACAAGATTGATCGCTTGGCAGCTTATGCACCATTGCACAATCCAGCTAACGCTACTGGAATTCGCGCATTCAAGAAATTGTTGCCAGATGCCCTATCAGTTGCGGTCTTTGACACCGCCTTCCATCAAACAATGCCTGAGGTTAACTACCTTTACCCATTGCCATACCAATATTACACGCGTTATGGTGCCCGTAAGTATGGGGCTCATGGCACATCACATCGCTATGTAGCCCAACGCGCTGCTGAACTGATGGGTAAGCCATTGGAAGAATTGAAGCTAATCACATTGCACTTGGGTGCCGGTGCTTCAATTACGGCCATCAAGGATGGTAAGTCATTAGATACGTCAATGGGCTTCACGCCATTGGCAGGTGTGATGATGTCAACCCGTGTCGGTGATGTTGATCCTTCTTTGATTTATTACATTCAAGAGAAGGAAAACTTGTCAAATGAAGAAATGCTAGATATCTTGAACAAGAAGTCAGGTATGCTAGGGATTTCAACTTTGTCACCAGATATGCGTGATTTGTTGGCCGTTGAAGATACTAATAAACATGCTAAATTGGCCGTTGAAATGTGGGAAAACCGCGTGTTACGCTACATCGGTCAATACATTGTTGAACTTGGTGGCGTCGATGCCATTGTCTTCACGGCCGGAATTGGTGAAAATTCAGATCCGCAACGTGAGCATATTATTGAAAAGCTAAACTTCATGGGTATTAAGATGGATGCTGAAGCCAATAAGGTTCGTGGTGAGGAAACTGAATTGTCTACCCCCGATTCAACGGCGAAGGTTTTCTTGATTCCAACGGATGAAGAATTGATGATTGCTCGTGATGTGGAGTCATTGAAGAATAATTAA
- a CDS encoding class I SAM-dependent methyltransferase, producing MYEEITTATNQLQQAIKLIAAELDISTIEATIILFSVMLDQEDVDFASLSGEMQGQIHALIAASAFQDLAVASKRQVLQFLLVSVMQTDGLPANYQVTPDAIGMWVGYIAEQFAIGHDRVRLTDVAIGSGNLVATVSQVLATAAITTTVIGYDNDDTLLTVASGLAALLGYDWQLELGDAVALTAQSTTDLLISDLPVGYYPKDEVAHYQVNAAPEKTFAHHLLIEQGMRQLIPGGLGIFVAPANLFESDQAKQLLGYLQSDEVYLQGMLRFPDKLFVDPAVAKVLLILQRAGAQATQAEPVMLGQIPEVANKAANAQFISEFSTWMQDNHLKMPQD from the coding sequence ATGTATGAAGAAATTACAACTGCCACCAATCAGTTGCAACAAGCAATTAAATTGATTGCCGCAGAATTAGATATCTCGACCATTGAAGCTACGATCATCCTATTTTCGGTCATGTTAGATCAAGAGGATGTTGATTTTGCGAGTTTGTCTGGTGAGATGCAAGGTCAGATTCACGCGCTCATTGCTGCCAGTGCGTTTCAAGACCTGGCAGTAGCCTCAAAAAGGCAAGTCTTACAGTTTCTCTTAGTATCAGTTATGCAAACTGACGGGTTGCCAGCAAACTACCAAGTCACACCAGATGCGATCGGCATGTGGGTCGGATATATTGCTGAACAATTTGCGATAGGGCACGATCGTGTACGGCTGACAGATGTTGCCATCGGTAGCGGCAACCTTGTGGCTACCGTGTCGCAAGTATTGGCAACGGCCGCGATCACGACGACGGTAATTGGTTATGATAACGATGATACCTTATTGACAGTAGCGAGTGGTCTAGCGGCCTTACTTGGGTATGACTGGCAATTAGAACTCGGTGATGCGGTGGCATTGACCGCCCAAAGCACCACAGATTTGTTAATTAGCGATTTGCCAGTTGGCTATTATCCTAAGGACGAAGTAGCGCATTATCAAGTCAATGCTGCACCTGAGAAAACCTTTGCGCACCATCTTCTGATTGAACAGGGGATGCGTCAATTGATCCCAGGCGGATTAGGAATTTTTGTGGCCCCAGCTAACCTATTTGAAAGCGATCAGGCTAAGCAATTGCTCGGATATCTACAGTCTGATGAAGTCTACCTTCAAGGGATGCTGCGTTTTCCAGATAAGCTGTTTGTTGATCCAGCAGTCGCTAAAGTCTTGCTGATTTTGCAACGTGCTGGGGCGCAGGCAACCCAAGCAGAACCGGTGATGTTAGGGCAAATTCCTGAGGTGGCGAATAAAGCAGCAAACGCACAATTCATTAGTGAATTTTCAACATGGATGCAAGACAATCATCTGAAGATGCCCCAGGATTGA
- a CDS encoding prepilin-type N-terminal cleavage/methylation domain-containing protein encodes MPQKAPIWHGKKPTRQEAFTLIETLAAIFVISLVTLTVGMGMRLMKVHAMHMADQAFQIRVDQLAADFELKMTDYHLVGIQNSKPYDWLFFVNQAGEKYYLTGKTPSKTLYVSTPNGGYMAIFVGAEAFHITKLDDDHFQMVVQAPQNGLLRGKAYARKISLAAER; translated from the coding sequence ATGCCACAAAAAGCGCCTATTTGGCATGGCAAGAAGCCCACTAGGCAAGAGGCATTCACATTAATTGAAACGCTAGCAGCAATTTTTGTGATCAGTCTAGTCACGTTGACAGTGGGCATGGGGATGCGATTGATGAAGGTGCATGCGATGCATATGGCAGATCAGGCTTTTCAAATTAGAGTGGATCAATTAGCTGCTGATTTTGAACTGAAAATGACAGATTACCATCTTGTCGGAATTCAGAATAGCAAGCCATATGACTGGCTGTTTTTTGTTAATCAAGCGGGAGAAAAATATTACTTAACGGGTAAAACACCGTCAAAAACATTATATGTCAGTACGCCAAATGGCGGTTATATGGCTATCTTTGTGGGTGCGGAGGCTTTTCACATTACAAAATTAGACGACGACCATTTTCAGATGGTTGTCCAGGCACCACAAAATGGTTTACTACGAGGAAAGGCATATGCAAGAAAAATTTCGTTGGCAGCGGAGCGGTAG
- a CDS encoding prepilin-type N-terminal cleavage/methylation domain-containing protein — MVKNKLKDFKTLNVRAGFTLIEIMTSIFIIGLILLLVVPNVSKIKEVANENQAEAMVHTVQAQADMYASEHPDDVTYNIFNLEQAGYLSAVQYQRCITLKISVDAQGKAYVRKS; from the coding sequence ATGGTAAAAAATAAACTAAAAGATTTTAAAACGTTGAATGTGCGTGCGGGTTTCACATTGATTGAAATCATGACTTCTATTTTCATTATCGGGTTGATCTTATTGCTAGTTGTGCCGAACGTCTCGAAAATAAAAGAAGTCGCTAATGAAAATCAAGCCGAGGCCATGGTGCATACTGTCCAGGCACAGGCCGATATGTATGCTTCGGAACATCCAGATGATGTGACATACAATATCTTTAATCTAGAGCAAGCCGGCTACTTGTCAGCCGTGCAGTATCAGCGTTGTATTACGTTGAAGATCTCAGTTGATGCGCAGGGCAAGGCGTATGTGCGTAAGTCATAG